From the Acinetobacter wanghuae genome, one window contains:
- the metG gene encoding methionine--tRNA ligase encodes MRNILVTNALPYANGPIHMGHLLGYIQADIWVRAMRAMGHDVTYVCADDAHGTAIMLRAEANGITPEAQIANVQKEHMRDFDGFGVHFDHYDSTNSEENKNRSSEIYIKNREAGNIAVRPVTQLFDPEKSMFLSDRFIKGTCPKCKAEDQYGDSCEVCGTTYNATELLNPKSTLSGATPIEKSSDHYFFKLPNFGEYLQKWTRDEGRLPVSIANKLDEWFENGLNDWDISRDAPYFGFEIPDAPNKYFYVWVDAPIGYMSSFENYIKTKRPELSFDDYWKKDSKNEVYHFIGKDIVYFHALFWPAMLEGANYRTPTGLFVNGFLTVNGQKMSKSRGTFIKAETYLEHLNPEYLRYYFASKLSDKVEDSDLNLDDFVQKVNSDLVGKVVNIASRCAKFINTKFDNKLSATCAEPELVQSFIDAGASIAAQYESREFSAAIREIMALADKANQYIDEKKPWALAKIEGEEQQVHDVCSVGINLFRQLAVYLAPVLPTLAKQVQDFLQLESFDFASREMILVGHEIALFQPLMQRVDPKAVAAMVDASKDSLAAPAEAPKVEKKKEKAKEKKAEPKVGEAEIIGIEDFMKVDLRVAEVLEAAHVEGSDKLLQLTLNVGEAEPRNVFSGIREFYEPQDLKGKLVVMVANLAPRKMRFGISNGMVLAAGNGDGVWVISPETGAKPGDKVS; translated from the coding sequence GTGCGTAATATCTTAGTCACCAACGCCCTTCCATACGCCAATGGCCCGATCCATATGGGTCACCTACTTGGTTATATCCAAGCTGATATTTGGGTACGTGCGATGCGTGCAATGGGTCATGATGTGACTTATGTCTGCGCGGATGATGCTCACGGTACAGCGATTATGCTTCGTGCTGAAGCAAATGGTATTACGCCTGAAGCGCAAATTGCCAATGTGCAAAAAGAACATATGCGTGATTTTGATGGTTTTGGTGTGCACTTTGACCACTATGACTCGACCAACAGCGAAGAAAATAAAAACCGCTCATCTGAGATTTATATCAAAAACCGTGAAGCAGGCAACATTGCTGTTCGTCCTGTAACGCAGTTGTTTGACCCTGAAAAAAGCATGTTCTTGTCGGATCGTTTCATTAAAGGCACATGCCCAAAATGTAAAGCGGAAGATCAATACGGCGACTCATGTGAAGTATGTGGTACAACCTATAACGCAACTGAATTACTCAATCCAAAATCAACATTAAGCGGTGCAACACCGATTGAGAAATCATCAGACCATTACTTCTTTAAATTGCCTAACTTTGGTGAATACCTGCAAAAATGGACACGTGACGAAGGTCGCCTACCTGTTTCGATTGCCAACAAACTGGATGAATGGTTTGAAAATGGCTTAAACGATTGGGACATTTCACGTGATGCGCCATACTTTGGTTTTGAAATTCCAGATGCGCCAAACAAATACTTCTACGTTTGGGTCGATGCGCCAATTGGCTACATGTCGAGCTTTGAAAACTATATTAAAACCAAGCGTCCAGAATTAAGCTTTGACGATTACTGGAAAAAAGATTCTAAAAATGAGGTATATCACTTCATTGGTAAAGACATCGTGTATTTCCATGCATTGTTCTGGCCTGCAATGCTTGAAGGTGCAAACTACCGTACCCCAACAGGTTTATTCGTCAACGGCTTCTTGACTGTTAATGGTCAGAAGATGTCAAAATCTCGTGGTACGTTCATTAAAGCAGAAACTTACCTTGAACATTTAAACCCTGAATACCTACGTTACTACTTCGCATCTAAACTTTCGGACAAAGTTGAAGATTCTGACTTAAATCTTGATGATTTCGTTCAGAAAGTAAACTCGGATCTTGTCGGTAAAGTAGTCAACATCGCTAGTCGTTGTGCGAAATTCATTAACACTAAATTTGACAATAAATTGTCTGCAACGTGTGCAGAGCCTGAATTGGTGCAAAGCTTCATTGATGCGGGTGCTTCAATCGCTGCGCAATATGAGTCACGTGAATTCTCTGCTGCCATTCGTGAAATCATGGCGCTTGCGGACAAAGCCAACCAATATATTGATGAGAAAAAGCCTTGGGCACTTGCGAAAATTGAAGGCGAAGAACAACAAGTGCATGACGTATGTTCTGTTGGTATTAACTTATTCCGTCAATTGGCAGTTTACCTTGCGCCTGTACTTCCAACACTGGCAAAACAAGTTCAAGACTTCTTGCAATTGGAATCTTTCGACTTCGCTTCTCGTGAAATGATTTTAGTCGGTCATGAAATTGCATTGTTCCAACCGCTTATGCAACGTGTTGATCCTAAAGCAGTAGCTGCAATGGTCGATGCATCTAAAGATTCTTTAGCTGCACCTGCTGAAGCACCAAAAGTAGAAAAGAAAAAAGAGAAAGCCAAAGAGAAGAAAGCTGAACCTAAAGTCGGTGAAGCTGAAATTATCGGTATCGAAGACTTTATGAAAGTTGACCTACGTGTGGCTGAAGTTCTTGAAGCGGCTCACGTTGAAGGTTCTGATAAGCTTTTACAACTCACTTTAAATGTTGGTGAAGCTGAGCCACGTAACGTATTTAGCGGTATTCGTGAGTTCTATGAGCCTCAAGACCTTAAAGGAAAATTGGTGGTGATGGTGGCAAACCTTGCTCCACGTAAGATGCGTTTTGGTATTTCTAACGGTATGGTTTTAGCTGCCGGTAATGGCGATGGTGTTTGGGTAATTTCACCTGAAACTGGTGCTAAACCGGGTGATAAAGTGTCTTAA
- a CDS encoding MBL fold metallo-hydrolase: protein MKTLKPLFLAFALSTTALTTQAVEPTTIPTQKQVAGYYHHQIGNIQITALLDGTNYLNPSMFKGLNDSEKTDILKKYAAVNDKGIQTSVNAFLINTGNQLLMVDSGAASCFGAHLGSIYNNLKASGYQPEQVNSIFLTHLHPDHVCGISNNSVANYPNATLHISKTEYDYWLNPNTVKKLPKEKQAGFLGTVEKIKAALAPYEKAEQIKVFSDKSLRFGDIEFKPSFGHTPGHYSFKLKADGQDVVFIGDIVHSHTLQFDKPETAIEFDIDPQTAVQTRLKHFAEYAKDGQLIAAPHLPFPGLGHIYSKDGTSYHWMPVHFKD from the coding sequence ATGAAAACTTTAAAACCCCTATTCCTAGCATTCGCCCTAAGCACCACAGCCCTGACAACCCAAGCAGTTGAACCCACCACCATCCCAACGCAAAAACAAGTCGCTGGCTACTACCATCATCAAATCGGCAATATCCAAATCACCGCCCTACTCGATGGTACAAACTACTTAAACCCATCCATGTTTAAAGGCTTAAATGACAGTGAAAAAACCGATATTCTTAAAAAATACGCAGCAGTAAACGACAAAGGTATCCAAACCTCAGTCAATGCCTTTCTCATCAATACAGGCAATCAACTACTCATGGTCGACAGCGGTGCTGCAAGCTGCTTTGGCGCACACTTAGGTTCAATCTACAACAACCTCAAAGCTTCAGGATATCAGCCTGAACAAGTGAATAGCATTTTCCTGACTCACTTACATCCTGACCATGTTTGCGGGATCTCAAACAATAGTGTGGCGAATTATCCAAATGCCACCCTGCATATTTCAAAAACGGAATATGACTATTGGCTGAATCCAAATACCGTTAAAAAATTACCAAAAGAAAAACAAGCAGGCTTTTTAGGGACGGTTGAAAAAATCAAAGCGGCACTTGCCCCTTATGAAAAAGCCGAACAGATTAAGGTCTTTTCAGATAAGTCATTGCGCTTTGGCGATATCGAATTTAAACCATCCTTTGGACATACACCGGGACATTACAGCTTTAAACTTAAAGCGGATGGTCAGGATGTGGTCTTTATTGGCGACATCGTGCATTCACATACCTTACAGTTTGATAAACCTGAAACAGCGATTGAGTTTGATATCGACCCACAAACTGCAGTGCAAACACGTTTAAAGCATTTTGCTGAATATGCCAAAGATGGACAGTTGATTGCAGCACCGCATTTACCATTCCCGGGGCTTGGTCATATTTATTCTAAAGATGGAACAAGCTATCACTGGATGCCGGTGCATTTTAAAGACTAA
- a CDS encoding LysE family translocator encodes MESFWILGSIAFALMLGAMSPGPTSIYVAKNSIAISRQHGLFTALGTGTGAAIFGLLAVLGLQAFLLAVPSAYLALKICGGLYLLWMAYKIIKHAKEPLASEEIAGKQMSYRRAYTTGLITQLSNPKIAIILASIFTALLPKDIPLYFYFVLPLLCFCIDGGWCSLVAVALSAEKPRAVYLRFKSNFDRAAGAVMTVLGLKLIFGMK; translated from the coding sequence GTGGAATCATTTTGGATTTTAGGTTCAATCGCTTTTGCGCTGATGTTGGGTGCAATGAGTCCTGGACCAACATCAATTTATGTTGCTAAAAATTCAATTGCGATTTCACGTCAGCATGGTTTATTTACAGCGCTCGGTACAGGTACAGGTGCTGCGATTTTTGGATTGTTGGCTGTACTCGGTTTACAAGCCTTTTTGTTGGCTGTGCCGTCTGCGTATTTAGCGCTTAAAATTTGTGGTGGTTTATATTTACTTTGGATGGCATATAAAATTATTAAACATGCCAAAGAACCGCTTGCATCAGAAGAGATTGCTGGCAAACAAATGTCTTATCGCCGTGCATATACCACGGGTTTAATTACCCAATTGTCTAATCCTAAAATTGCGATTATTTTAGCCAGTATTTTTACAGCACTTTTACCTAAAGACATTCCGTTGTATTTCTATTTTGTTTTGCCATTACTTTGTTTTTGCATTGATGGCGGTTGGTGTTCGTTGGTTGCCGTGGCTTTGTCGGCAGAAAAACCACGAGCAGTTTATTTAAGATTTAAAAGTAATTTTGACCGTGCAGCAGGTGCGGTTATGACAGTGCTGGGTTTAAAACTCATTTTTGGGATGAAGTGA
- a CDS encoding NF038215 family lipoprotein encodes MIRKNKMKIRSLIFISMFAVSFTACDPIDNRNTPQTRSMIIGGVPVHDRDYQLLADQVAIQKQPVMPLPADPLK; translated from the coding sequence ATGATCAGGAAGAATAAAATGAAAATCCGATCCTTAATTTTTATAAGTATGTTTGCTGTGTCGTTCACAGCATGCGATCCAATAGACAACCGCAATACGCCACAAACGCGTAGCATGATTATAGGCGGTGTGCCTGTACATGACCGTGATTATCAATTATTAGCAGATCAAGTTGCTATTCAAAAGCAACCTGTAATGCCGTTACCAGCAGATCCTTTAAAGTAA
- a CDS encoding 1-aminocyclopropane-1-carboxylate deaminase/D-cysteine desulfhydrase — protein MFDPFAHQIPDQDICIADTTLSIRRLDLVHPQISGNKFYKLKYNFLNAQQLGLKQVLTFGGAYSNHIAATAFAAQQFGFDSIGIIRGEELKSKALNHTLKTAKDLGMQLHFVSREEYRRKQQPDFVAELEQQFPQAYFIPEGGTNQFAIQGCKEILKPSDAVFDLICCAVGTGGTITGLIEASQPHQQILGFSALKGLFLNDDVAKLTTKTNWTIVDDYCCGGYAKTTPELMQFITAFEAKYHIPLEQIYTGKMLMGLTDLIQKGRLQARKILVIHSGGLQGQSF, from the coding sequence ATGTTCGACCCTTTTGCTCACCAGATACCTGACCAAGACATTTGTATTGCTGATACCACCTTAAGCATTCGACGGTTGGATTTGGTACATCCACAGATTTCGGGCAATAAGTTTTATAAACTCAAATATAACTTTCTCAACGCACAACAATTAGGCTTAAAACAAGTCCTGACTTTTGGTGGCGCATATTCTAATCATATTGCAGCGACGGCGTTTGCAGCACAGCAATTCGGCTTTGACAGTATTGGGATTATTCGTGGGGAAGAATTAAAGTCCAAAGCGCTGAATCACACCTTAAAAACCGCTAAAGATTTGGGTATGCAGTTGCATTTTGTGAGTCGTGAAGAATATCGACGTAAGCAACAGCCTGATTTTGTAGCTGAATTGGAACAACAGTTTCCTCAGGCTTATTTTATTCCTGAAGGCGGTACAAATCAGTTTGCCATTCAAGGTTGCAAAGAAATTTTAAAACCAAGCGATGCTGTGTTTGATCTGATTTGCTGTGCAGTGGGTACAGGCGGCACAATCACGGGGTTAATTGAAGCAAGTCAGCCCCATCAACAGATTTTGGGTTTTTCGGCTTTAAAAGGCTTATTTTTAAATGATGATGTTGCCAAACTGACCACTAAAACGAATTGGACCATTGTGGATGATTATTGCTGCGGCGGTTATGCCAAAACCACGCCTGAACTTATGCAATTTATTACAGCGTTTGAAGCTAAATATCACATTCCCCTAGAGCAAATCTATACGGGAAAAATGCTGATGGGCTTAACGGATCTGATTCAAAAAGGTCGCTTGCAAGCGCGTAAAATTTTAGTCATTCATTCTGGGGGCTTACAAGGGCAATCGTTTTAA
- a CDS encoding DUF4870 family protein — protein sequence MQDTANLKQHNLITYILYLLGFVFGGLTNIIAIIMNYLKRDECRGTWLESHIEWQIKTFWVTLIGYIVGFVLSFVLIGIPILIVVLVWHIYRIVKGLMALNDNKAIT from the coding sequence ATGCAAGATACCGCAAATTTAAAACAACATAATTTAATTACTTATATTTTGTATTTGCTTGGTTTTGTATTTGGTGGCTTGACCAATATTATTGCCATTATTATGAACTATTTAAAACGCGATGAATGTCGGGGAACTTGGCTTGAAAGCCATATTGAATGGCAAATTAAAACCTTTTGGGTCACCTTAATCGGCTATATCGTGGGCTTCGTGTTGAGCTTTGTTTTAATTGGTATTCCGATTCTTATTGTGGTGTTGGTCTGGCATATTTACCGTATTGTCAAAGGACTTATGGCACTCAATGACAACAAAGCCATTACTTAA
- a CDS encoding BaiN/RdsA family NAD(P)/FAD-dependent oxidoreductase, with translation MSSKQYDVLVIGAGASGLMTAYMAAQRGRRVVVVEKANKVGKKILMSGGGKCNFTNLYVEPENFISHNPHFVISALTRYTNWDFIGLVCEYGIEYEERKHGQLFTLNGAKEILSMLLSECDKTGLVDIKTNCDVKAVNAVDGQGFQVATSLGYFEVESVVVASGGLSIPTLGGSAIGYEIAKQFGHHVYPTRAGLVPFTFSDGFKEVTTRLSGNAVEATLSNDLNSFTEALLFTHRGLSGPSSLQLSNYWNVGQSFSIDFLPSVDLNELFKAKKQSQPKVLLRTLLTEYFPKSVVLELQALIWADMAETAIGNLSDEKLEHIAKRIHQFEVKPSGTEGYRTAEVTLGGVDTTEVSSKTMESKKQKGLFFIGEILDVSGHLGGFNFQWAWSSAHAASEYV, from the coding sequence ATGTCTTCCAAGCAATACGATGTTTTAGTCATTGGTGCCGGTGCATCAGGTTTAATGACCGCTTATATGGCAGCGCAGCGCGGTCGTCGTGTTGTTGTGGTGGAAAAAGCCAATAAAGTCGGTAAAAAAATTCTGATGTCGGGTGGCGGTAAATGTAACTTTACCAATCTCTATGTTGAGCCTGAAAATTTCATCTCGCATAATCCGCATTTTGTGATTTCAGCATTGACGCGCTATACCAATTGGGACTTCATTGGTCTGGTCTGCGAATATGGCATTGAGTACGAAGAACGCAAACATGGACAATTATTTACCTTAAATGGTGCAAAAGAAATTTTGTCGATGCTCCTTTCAGAATGCGATAAAACGGGCTTGGTCGACATAAAAACCAATTGTGATGTCAAAGCCGTGAATGCTGTAGATGGGCAAGGTTTTCAAGTCGCAACGTCATTGGGTTATTTTGAAGTGGAATCTGTGGTGGTGGCATCGGGTGGTTTGTCTATTCCAACCTTAGGCGGTTCTGCCATTGGTTACGAGATTGCCAAACAGTTTGGACATCATGTTTATCCGACTCGTGCAGGCTTAGTGCCCTTCACATTCTCAGATGGTTTTAAAGAAGTAACAACGCGCTTAAGCGGGAATGCCGTTGAAGCAACGCTTTCTAATGATCTCAACAGCTTTACCGAAGCATTATTGTTTACCCACCGCGGTCTGAGCGGTCCAAGTTCATTACAACTGTCGAACTACTGGAATGTCGGTCAAAGTTTTAGTATCGATTTCTTACCAAGTGTTGATTTAAACGAATTATTTAAAGCCAAAAAACAAAGCCAACCGAAAGTCCTATTAAGAACTTTATTGACTGAATATTTTCCAAAGAGTGTCGTGCTTGAGCTACAAGCATTAATCTGGGCAGACATGGCTGAAACTGCAATTGGTAATTTAAGCGATGAAAAACTTGAACATATTGCCAAGCGTATTCATCAGTTTGAAGTCAAACCGTCGGGAACTGAAGGTTACCGAACCGCAGAAGTCACCTTAGGCGGTGTCGACACCACTGAAGTGTCATCTAAAACCATGGAAAGTAAAAAGCAAAAAGGCTTATTCTTTATTGGTGAAATTTTAGATGTATCTGGGCATTTGGGTGGATTTAACTTCCAATGGGCATGGTCATCAGCACATGCCGCATCAGAATATGTGTAA
- a CDS encoding mechanosensitive ion channel gives MNDYIQGSRGGFNAMYYWDQFHPIISAVVILLVGWVIALLVAAGIKKVLQKLGTNRHLSTATGHRSNIENIVARIVFWLILIIAVIGALNVLNLTSISGPFSNMIQQFLLFIPQLLAAVAIAFIGWIVANLVKVGLQKLLNRTQIDEKLSAEVGVSPVSENISEIVYWLILLLFLPIVLSILGLNGLLYPIQNMVNDVVGYLPNIFIAGVIVFVGYILAKIIRGIVEGLIRSLNLQQQAEKVGIFKNSNVAQVIGSFIFAVIIITSLIIAFEALGIEAISQPATAMLYQVMNAIPQIIAAALILIIAYIVSKLIANLVTDVVAGTGVDDIPAKLDIQRFFGETKVSKVIGCLIILFTMLFAVSEAANRLGFDQVSELIAMFIYFGANILLGAVILVIGFWLANIVANIVQRGEYNSSRWLANLVRVLIMGLVVAMGLRAMGIADSIVNLAFGLTLGSVAVAFALAFGLGGRQPAERLLTDLIDKAKKEANEPNPAQTKAPEAFSTVAKPLSNTADIPAKERDATPNAVNVDPNESKANNPFGSTGEVEPKVDINPTDPSLKDDPK, from the coding sequence ATGAATGATTATATCCAAGGATCGCGTGGCGGTTTTAATGCCATGTATTATTGGGATCAGTTTCATCCCATTATCAGTGCAGTTGTCATTTTATTAGTGGGTTGGGTGATTGCCTTACTGGTTGCTGCAGGCATTAAAAAAGTGCTGCAGAAATTGGGCACCAATCGACATTTAAGTACGGCGACAGGGCATCGTTCCAACATTGAAAATATTGTCGCCCGAATTGTGTTTTGGCTCATTTTAATTATTGCCGTCATTGGTGCGTTGAATGTACTGAATCTGACCAGTATTAGTGGTCCATTTAGCAATATGATTCAACAGTTCTTACTGTTTATTCCACAACTTTTAGCCGCTGTTGCGATTGCCTTTATAGGTTGGATCGTTGCCAATTTGGTGAAAGTCGGCTTACAAAAACTGCTCAATCGTACTCAAATTGATGAAAAATTAAGTGCTGAAGTCGGTGTTAGTCCAGTCAGTGAAAATATCAGTGAAATTGTGTATTGGTTAATTCTATTACTATTCCTACCGATTGTACTGTCTATTTTGGGTTTAAACGGACTGCTATATCCAATCCAAAATATGGTCAATGACGTCGTCGGCTACTTACCGAATATCTTCATTGCGGGTGTAATTGTTTTTGTGGGTTACATTCTTGCAAAAATTATTCGCGGTATTGTGGAAGGGCTCATTCGTAGTTTAAATCTACAACAGCAAGCTGAGAAAGTCGGCATCTTCAAGAACTCAAACGTGGCGCAAGTCATCGGTTCATTTATTTTTGCTGTCATTATCATTACTTCATTAATCATTGCATTTGAAGCGCTTGGTATTGAAGCGATTTCACAACCTGCAACAGCAATGTTGTACCAAGTGATGAATGCGATTCCACAAATTATTGCTGCGGCTTTAATTCTGATTATTGCGTATATCGTGTCTAAATTGATTGCCAATTTAGTGACCGATGTCGTTGCTGGTACGGGTGTTGATGATATTCCAGCGAAACTGGATATTCAGCGTTTCTTTGGTGAAACCAAAGTTTCAAAAGTAATTGGTTGCTTAATTATTCTATTCACGATGTTGTTTGCTGTATCTGAAGCTGCAAACCGCCTTGGTTTCGACCAAGTGAGTGAATTAATTGCAATGTTCATCTACTTTGGTGCCAATATCCTGCTGGGTGCTGTCATTCTTGTGATTGGATTCTGGCTTGCCAATATTGTGGCAAACATTGTGCAACGTGGGGAATATAACAGTTCACGCTGGTTAGCCAACTTAGTTCGTGTTTTAATCATGGGCTTAGTGGTTGCGATGGGTTTACGTGCCATGGGCATTGCAGACTCTATTGTGAACCTTGCTTTCGGTCTGACACTAGGTTCTGTGGCAGTGGCATTTGCCTTGGCATTTGGTTTAGGTGGTCGTCAACCTGCGGAACGTCTTCTGACTGACCTGATTGATAAAGCCAAGAAAGAAGCAAATGAGCCGAATCCAGCGCAAACCAAAGCACCCGAAGCATTTTCGACTGTCGCTAAGCCTTTATCCAATACTGCGGATATTCCGGCAAAAGAACGAGATGCAACACCGAATGCAGTCAATGTAGATCCGAATGAATCTAAAGCGAATAATCCATTTGGTTCAACTGGCGAAGTTGAGCCGAAAGTTGATATTAATCCAACAGATCCATCATTAAAGGATGACCCGAAATAA
- a CDS encoding MBL fold metallo-hydrolase: MTVQASVKAFFDEVSHTFSYVVTDPETQVCAIIDSVLDYDAASARTMTTHADQIIEFIEQHQLQVAWILETHVHADHLTAAQYLKQRLGGKIAMSHKITRVQEIFGQIYHVDYKGFNCAQPFDYLFADEEEFNIGQLQARNIPTPGHTPACLSYLIGDAVFVGDTLFMPDYGTARCDFPQGSASELYDSVQKIYALPEHYRIFLCHDYLPECRQTYQCETQVKTQKAHNIHLNKHTDKLEFIEMRSQRDATLSMPKLMLPAIQVNMHAGHFPEPEANGVRYLKIPLNYFK, encoded by the coding sequence ATGACTGTGCAAGCATCAGTAAAAGCATTCTTTGATGAGGTCAGTCATACCTTTAGTTATGTCGTGACCGATCCTGAAACGCAAGTCTGCGCAATTATTGATAGTGTTTTGGATTATGACGCTGCTTCAGCACGTACGATGACAACCCATGCCGATCAAATTATTGAATTTATTGAGCAGCATCAGTTACAAGTCGCGTGGATTCTTGAAACGCATGTGCATGCAGATCATTTGACTGCAGCACAATATTTAAAACAGCGACTCGGTGGCAAAATTGCGATGAGCCACAAAATTACGCGCGTTCAGGAAATCTTTGGTCAGATTTATCATGTGGATTATAAAGGCTTTAATTGTGCGCAGCCTTTTGATTATTTATTTGCGGATGAAGAAGAATTTAACATTGGACAATTGCAAGCACGTAATATTCCCACACCCGGCCACACACCAGCATGCTTAAGCTACCTTATCGGGGATGCTGTCTTTGTCGGAGACACTTTGTTTATGCCAGATTACGGCACAGCGCGTTGTGATTTTCCACAGGGGAGTGCCAGTGAGCTGTATGATTCTGTGCAAAAAATTTATGCACTTCCAGAGCACTATCGCATCTTTTTATGCCATGATTATTTACCTGAGTGTCGTCAAACGTATCAGTGTGAAACGCAAGTCAAAACCCAGAAAGCGCATAATATTCATTTGAATAAACACACAGACAAGCTTGAATTTATAGAGATGCGCAGTCAACGCGATGCCACACTCAGTATGCCAAAATTAATGTTGCCGGCGATACAAGTGAATATGCATGCAGGTCATTTTCCTGAACCTGAGGCCAATGGGGTTCGTTACCTGAAAATTCCGCTGAATTATTTTAAATAA
- a CDS encoding DUF6691 family protein — MKHVLSFALGGLFALGLMISGMANPVKVLSFLDLFGEWDPSLAFVMMGAIAVAFVPFQKAVQSNTAQTVYKTSIQLPSNQQIDHKLIMGSLLFGIGWGIAGICPAPALTLIGLGHYEALYFLIAMFIGMLLHQRWMGEK; from the coding sequence ATGAAACATGTCTTATCCTTCGCATTAGGTGGCTTATTTGCTTTAGGACTGATGATTTCAGGCATGGCAAACCCTGTCAAGGTATTATCTTTTCTTGATCTATTCGGTGAATGGGATCCGAGTCTGGCATTTGTGATGATGGGTGCGATAGCAGTGGCTTTTGTTCCTTTTCAAAAAGCGGTTCAATCCAATACAGCGCAAACAGTTTATAAAACGTCCATACAATTGCCGAGTAATCAGCAGATTGATCACAAATTAATTATGGGAAGTCTGTTATTTGGTATTGGATGGGGCATTGCCGGCATTTGTCCTGCACCTGCGCTCACATTGATTGGTTTGGGACATTATGAAGCGTTGTATTTTTTGATTGCGATGTTTATCGGCATGTTGCTGCATCAACGCTGGATGGGAGAAAAATAA
- a CDS encoding YeeE/YedE family protein, giving the protein MHEYGWSLFGGMLLGLSAVGYLYIFGRIAGISGLIAQFLNPKQIFQTPAISFLAGLFTIPFVYQVFIQPDIVLTASPWWMVIAGLLVGFGTRLGSGCTSGHGICGISRLSVRSMVATFSFMLAGFITVYILRHLMGVA; this is encoded by the coding sequence ATGCATGAATATGGGTGGTCATTGTTTGGTGGAATGTTACTTGGGCTTTCAGCTGTCGGGTATCTGTATATTTTTGGGCGTATAGCGGGCATCAGTGGTTTGATTGCACAATTTTTAAATCCCAAACAAATATTTCAAACCCCAGCAATCAGCTTTTTAGCGGGTCTTTTTACTATTCCGTTTGTGTATCAAGTTTTTATCCAACCCGACATTGTACTGACAGCGAGTCCATGGTGGATGGTCATTGCTGGTCTATTAGTGGGGTTTGGCACACGCTTAGGTTCAGGTTGTACCAGTGGACATGGGATTTGTGGCATAAGCCGTTTATCTGTGCGCTCTATGGTTGCCACATTCAGTTTTATGTTGGCGGGATTTATCACAGTTTATATTTTGCGTCACCTGATGGGAGTTGCCTAA
- a CDS encoding ArsR/SmtB family transcription factor encodes MPLKMNFDQVDAVSSQLKVLANPDRLKILCVLMEHAFNVQEIEERTQIHQPTLSQQLTILRNANLVGTERIGKYIYYRCVDEKVLKLIQTLHALYCAK; translated from the coding sequence ATGCCACTAAAGATGAACTTTGATCAAGTCGATGCGGTCAGTAGTCAACTGAAAGTTCTGGCTAATCCTGACCGATTAAAAATTCTATGTGTATTAATGGAACATGCATTCAATGTACAAGAAATTGAAGAACGTACACAGATTCATCAACCAACTTTATCGCAACAATTGACCATTTTAAGAAATGCCAACTTGGTCGGTACCGAACGCATTGGCAAATATATTTATTATCGATGCGTTGATGAAAAAGTATTAAAGCTTATACAAACTTTGCATGCGCTTTATTGTGCAAAATAA